The following are encoded together in the Candidatus Tumulicola sp. genome:
- a CDS encoding VOC family protein, with protein MNETTNGKQSIYPALRYDDARAAIDWLKSVLGCTEHVVYADDGNVIHHAELELAGNLFMLGSVKNDGSGNPAQTVYVALDSREAVDVTYARVTAAKAAIVRELTDTDYGSHEFGVRDPGNHSWSFGTYKPQAGSAPH; from the coding sequence ATGAACGAAACAACCAACGGTAAGCAATCCATCTATCCGGCGCTGCGTTACGACGACGCACGCGCAGCGATCGACTGGCTCAAATCCGTGCTTGGCTGCACCGAGCACGTGGTGTACGCGGACGATGGGAATGTCATCCATCACGCCGAGCTCGAGCTTGCGGGCAATTTGTTTATGCTCGGCAGCGTGAAGAACGACGGGTCCGGCAATCCCGCGCAAACCGTGTACGTCGCGCTCGATAGTCGCGAAGCGGTCGACGTCACCTACGCGCGCGTTACCGCCGCAAAGGCCGCCATCGTGCGGGAACTAACAGACACGGATTACGGCTCGCACGAATTTGGCGTTCGCGATCCCGGAAATCATAGCTGGAGTTTCGGAACCTACAAACCGCAGGCGGGCTCGGCGCCCCACTGA
- a CDS encoding serine hydrolase domain-containing protein has translation MISRWNRTFSAVAAVCLVALAGTAAPGLSASSAAGSRAALTQALQRDLTGYLTKYGAIEHVSALSLAVSLKAGTNPIDVVAGTTLYGGGPKATPSDLYQIGSNTKAFTSVAVLQLEAQGRLSIDAPIGTYLPQYPAYAKLTLRRLLSMTGGIETYDDTSAWYRMFANAPMRYTSADQLIRLIYPRIKWTPGTKYSYSNTGYLLAQEVVAARSKSHSFSVEIARIIAAAGLKNTYYANNFYPESVARRVVAGYYENDDPGFEKFHGKNVTPYTVSWAQGAGSIVSTPEDLTVWARAIYQGNALLPERQKRELMSLISTETAKPVAAVDAGTPSAFGLGVAQKYDKNLGSFWFYQGETLGFRATHLYFPDSGLVVAIFANSRPVEKNSHMLELFGQIYKSIKANQPT, from the coding sequence ATGATTTCTCGATGGAACCGTACGTTTTCCGCCGTAGCTGCGGTGTGTCTCGTTGCGCTTGCAGGCACCGCCGCGCCTGGGCTTTCGGCTTCCTCTGCGGCCGGTAGCCGTGCTGCGTTAACGCAGGCCTTACAACGCGATCTCACCGGATATCTAACGAAATACGGCGCCATCGAACATGTGTCGGCGCTGTCGCTCGCGGTGAGTCTCAAGGCCGGTACCAATCCGATCGACGTCGTCGCTGGAACGACGCTATACGGCGGTGGACCGAAAGCGACACCCTCGGATCTCTATCAGATCGGCAGCAACACGAAGGCGTTCACGTCGGTCGCCGTTTTGCAGCTCGAAGCGCAAGGCCGCCTTTCGATCGACGCGCCGATCGGAACGTATCTGCCGCAATATCCGGCGTATGCTAAGCTGACATTGCGACGGCTGTTGAGCATGACCGGCGGCATCGAAACCTACGACGATACCAGCGCTTGGTATCGCATGTTCGCCAACGCTCCCATGCGTTATACGTCGGCCGATCAACTGATTCGGTTGATCTATCCGCGCATCAAATGGACGCCGGGCACGAAGTACTCATATTCCAACACGGGTTATCTCCTAGCTCAAGAAGTGGTCGCGGCGCGTAGCAAGAGCCATAGCTTCTCGGTCGAAATCGCGCGAATCATCGCGGCGGCCGGGCTCAAGAATACCTACTATGCGAATAATTTTTATCCGGAAAGCGTCGCTCGGCGCGTCGTAGCCGGCTACTACGAAAACGACGATCCTGGGTTTGAGAAATTTCACGGTAAGAATGTGACACCCTATACCGTTTCGTGGGCGCAAGGTGCCGGTTCGATCGTTTCGACCCCCGAAGACCTGACCGTTTGGGCTCGAGCGATCTATCAGGGAAACGCACTCCTGCCGGAGCGGCAAAAGCGCGAGCTGATGAGCCTCATCTCGACGGAAACGGCGAAGCCCGTCGCCGCCGTCGATGCGGGCACCCCATCGGCATTCGGTTTAGGCGTTGCTCAAAAGTACGATAAGAATCTCGGTTCGTTTTGGTTTTATCAAGGCGAGACGCTAGGATTTCGCGCAACGCATCTGTACTTTCCGGACTCCGGGCTCGTGGTCGCGATTTTCGCCAACAGCCGCCCGGTCGAAAAGAATAGCCACATGCTGGAGCTTTTCGGCCAGATCTACAAGTCGATCAAAGCCAACCAACCGACGTAA
- a CDS encoding M20/M25/M40 family metallo-hydrolase: MLIRVRQLCVLVATIGVLAASGDWPMPAIAPYPPIAAMANSVEATRLGASVQKLVAFGTRNDFSETTSTGEHGVFAARDWIAKQFRDIAASSGGRMSVALDTYLQPKTPRTPRAVTESSVIATLHGSDPGRIYVMASHYDDCDGRCTDGAGIAPGADDNGSSVAAVLEAARVMASSQFRGTIVFACFDGEELGLWGSNHFAREMAASKSPILAVLNNDIIGNSTGGDGLSEPGLIRVFSEALPVKSERSAVNAIGSENDSPSRELSRFVAETIPAYVPDFSVRQIFRADRFLRGGDQESFQDAGYSAAIRFVEPHENFTHQHQDVRVSDGVQYGDLPQYIDPSYLQRATQANVASLATLALGPAQPGGVEMLLDRLGYSSTLRWTRVPDATSYEVVWRSTDAPLWEHARDVGDVAQTTVPLSKDDYIMAVRSVDRNGLRSPAVYPAPIRPSH; encoded by the coding sequence GTGCTGATACGCGTTCGACAGCTGTGCGTTCTCGTTGCGACGATCGGTGTGTTGGCGGCCTCGGGCGATTGGCCGATGCCGGCTATCGCTCCGTACCCGCCGATTGCAGCCATGGCCAACTCGGTGGAAGCCACTCGCCTCGGCGCTTCGGTCCAAAAGCTGGTTGCGTTCGGCACGCGGAACGATTTTTCAGAAACGACGTCGACCGGCGAGCACGGCGTCTTCGCTGCGCGTGACTGGATTGCGAAGCAGTTTCGCGATATTGCCGCTTCCAGCGGTGGGCGTATGAGCGTTGCGCTCGACACGTATCTCCAACCGAAGACACCGCGTACGCCGCGTGCGGTGACCGAGTCGAGCGTCATCGCCACGCTGCACGGTTCGGATCCCGGCCGCATCTACGTGATGGCCAGCCACTACGACGATTGTGACGGACGCTGTACCGATGGCGCCGGAATCGCACCCGGGGCCGACGACAACGGATCGAGCGTCGCGGCCGTTTTGGAAGCCGCTCGCGTGATGGCGTCGTCGCAATTCCGTGGTACGATCGTCTTCGCGTGCTTCGACGGCGAAGAACTCGGATTGTGGGGTTCGAATCATTTCGCGCGCGAGATGGCGGCGAGCAAGTCACCGATTCTCGCCGTGCTCAACAACGATATCATCGGGAACTCGACCGGTGGCGACGGGCTTTCGGAACCCGGCCTCATTCGCGTCTTTAGCGAAGCTCTTCCGGTGAAAAGCGAACGGTCTGCAGTTAACGCGATCGGCTCCGAAAACGATTCGCCGTCGCGCGAGTTGTCGCGTTTCGTCGCCGAAACGATTCCGGCGTACGTTCCGGATTTTTCGGTGCGGCAGATCTTTCGGGCCGATCGCTTCTTACGAGGCGGCGATCAGGAATCGTTCCAGGATGCCGGCTATTCGGCGGCTATACGCTTTGTGGAACCGCACGAAAATTTCACGCATCAGCACCAGGATGTGCGCGTGAGCGACGGCGTGCAATACGGCGACTTGCCGCAATATATTGATCCGTCGTACCTGCAGCGCGCGACGCAAGCCAACGTCGCCTCGCTGGCGACGCTCGCGCTCGGCCCCGCGCAACCGGGCGGCGTGGAGATGCTGCTCGACCGTCTCGGCTACTCGTCGACCCTTCGCTGGACGCGCGTGCCGGACGCGACGTCGTACGAAGTCGTTTGGCGCTCGACCGATGCGCCGCTATGGGAGCACGCCCGCGACGTCGGCGATGTCGCACAAACGACCGTTCCACTGTCGAAAGACGATTACATCATGGCCGTGCGCAGCGTAGACCGCAACGGCCTGCGCAGTCCGGCCGTCTATCCGGCACCGATTCGGCCCTCACACTAG
- a CDS encoding penicillin acylase family protein, which translates to MSFFERPDPRIASSADQPAAIAVIRTIGRHAIALIICCVISLAIYAVDVAYGLHGVSRTGGVIAVRGLSSVVTIVRDDRDVPHVRARDDWDMYFGEGYAQGSDRLFQLDLTRRYAYGTLSEVLGAKTFPIDVAQRAVDIDGIARRQLRALPETTRSALSAFSDGINAAAARQPLPVEFRLMLYRPAPWTPKDSLAVSIVASLELSDSWNDVVARDAIWRSQGSRCFDALVPLSDGRYDVSVRGDAIPRRVQLDLPDDCGPGSVASVRRPSIGSNAWAAGSARSFDGHALLANDPHLDVSIPGIWYVVDLQSPHVHVAGATIPGVPGVVLGHNERIAWASTNAQVATTGVFRFNSRARGGRWTDQHFSVRFAGDRAVRYYRAPAEFSVPGQAAAAPLLVRWPMYAQRRSTIETILRLNAARDAGDAVRALAGYRGSPQNFVVADRSGNVVYHMAGIVPDDPAWGRYVHPASDVERSFAELSFARLPSAAPSRNAIVVSANNRSYGANYPYRLSAQFEPPYRAYRIAQLLRARSRYDAAYFATMQLDTYSPIDAEIASDVLRARAMQGVTRDELAAFDVLARWDGRFDPDSRGAALEHSVRYWLLGAGVPARARLAQLRSARGDWEPGLEEDVAASLVSATMDRRDWGAAGAIAIEHPLSPMRFGFLNGDVLPGSGNEDTIRLQEPGFAQGFRAVWDVGDWDAGGIVIPSGESGEPGSPYYTDSTPDWIAGRLSPLPFSAFALRRHARQTLLLEPASSTTGGK; encoded by the coding sequence ATGAGCTTTTTCGAGCGGCCCGACCCAAGGATCGCGTCGAGCGCCGATCAGCCGGCAGCGATCGCGGTGATTCGAACGATCGGCCGCCATGCAATCGCGCTCATCATCTGCTGCGTCATCTCGCTCGCGATCTATGCGGTTGACGTTGCGTACGGACTGCACGGCGTTAGCCGCACCGGCGGCGTCATAGCAGTTCGCGGCCTATCGAGCGTCGTGACGATCGTGCGCGACGATCGCGACGTACCCCACGTGCGAGCGCGCGACGATTGGGACATGTATTTCGGTGAAGGTTACGCGCAGGGTTCCGACCGTCTCTTCCAACTCGATTTGACGAGACGATATGCGTACGGAACGCTGTCCGAGGTCCTGGGCGCAAAGACATTCCCGATCGACGTGGCACAGCGGGCCGTCGACATCGATGGAATCGCTCGCCGTCAGTTGCGTGCATTGCCGGAAACCACGCGCAGCGCATTATCGGCATTTAGCGACGGCATCAACGCTGCGGCGGCCCGGCAGCCGCTGCCGGTGGAGTTTCGGCTGATGCTCTATCGTCCCGCACCGTGGACGCCGAAGGATTCGCTGGCGGTTTCGATCGTCGCGTCCCTCGAATTGTCCGATTCTTGGAACGATGTCGTCGCGCGCGATGCGATTTGGCGTTCCCAGGGATCGCGATGTTTCGATGCGCTCGTTCCGTTATCGGATGGCCGCTACGACGTTTCCGTTCGGGGCGACGCGATACCGCGCCGCGTGCAGTTGGATCTGCCGGACGATTGCGGACCGGGAAGCGTCGCGTCCGTGCGACGCCCGTCGATCGGGAGCAACGCGTGGGCTGCGGGTTCGGCCCGGTCGTTCGATGGGCACGCGCTGCTGGCGAACGATCCGCATCTCGACGTGTCGATCCCCGGAATCTGGTACGTCGTCGACTTGCAGTCGCCGCACGTGCACGTTGCCGGGGCGACGATTCCCGGCGTCCCCGGCGTCGTGTTGGGACACAACGAGCGCATCGCATGGGCGTCGACCAACGCGCAAGTCGCGACGACCGGCGTCTTTCGATTCAATTCGCGAGCGCGTGGTGGGCGATGGACGGATCAACATTTTTCGGTGCGATTCGCAGGCGACCGCGCCGTACGCTACTATCGCGCACCTGCGGAGTTTTCGGTTCCCGGGCAAGCCGCCGCCGCGCCGCTGCTGGTGCGCTGGCCGATGTACGCCCAACGACGTTCGACGATCGAGACGATTTTGCGATTGAATGCGGCGCGCGATGCCGGCGATGCCGTGCGTGCGCTGGCCGGGTATCGCGGATCGCCACAAAATTTCGTGGTGGCCGACCGTTCGGGTAACGTCGTCTATCACATGGCCGGCATCGTTCCCGACGACCCGGCGTGGGGCAGATACGTGCATCCGGCCTCCGACGTAGAGCGATCGTTCGCCGAGTTGTCGTTCGCGCGGTTGCCGTCTGCAGCACCGTCACGCAACGCAATCGTTGTGAGTGCCAACAATCGTTCGTACGGTGCGAACTATCCGTATCGTCTGTCGGCGCAGTTCGAGCCCCCGTATCGCGCCTACCGAATCGCGCAACTCCTACGCGCGCGATCGCGCTACGACGCCGCGTACTTTGCGACCATGCAACTCGACACGTACTCGCCGATCGACGCGGAAATCGCCTCCGATGTGTTGCGGGCCCGAGCGATGCAAGGAGTGACGCGCGACGAGCTTGCCGCGTTCGACGTGCTCGCACGATGGGACGGGCGCTTCGATCCGGATTCGCGCGGTGCCGCTCTGGAGCACTCGGTGCGATACTGGTTGCTGGGCGCGGGCGTTCCGGCCAGGGCGCGCCTGGCGCAGCTGCGATCGGCGCGCGGCGATTGGGAGCCGGGACTCGAAGAGGACGTTGCTGCGTCGCTCGTGTCGGCGACGATGGATCGTCGAGATTGGGGCGCGGCGGGCGCGATTGCGATCGAGCATCCGCTGTCGCCGATGCGCTTCGGTTTTCTCAACGGCGACGTGCTGCCCGGCTCCGGCAACGAGGACACGATTCGCCTGCAAGAGCCGGGATTCGCACAAGGGTTTCGCGCCGTTTGGGACGTTGGCGATTGGGACGCCGGCGGTATCGTTATTCCGAGCGGCGAGTCCGGCGAGCCGGGATCGCCGTACTACACCGATTCGACGCCGGATTGGATCGCAGGACGATTATCGCCGCTGCCGTTTAGTGCGTTCGCATTGCGTCGGCACGCGCGCCAAACGTTGCTGCTCGAACCGGCGAGTTCCACGACTGGCGGCAAGTAA
- a CDS encoding MmcQ/YjbR family DNA-binding protein, with product MATWDDVRRITLALPETTEGTSYGNLAWKVGGKAFAWDRPLRASDVAALGPDAPHGAILGVRTDGLEMKEALLKSDRAIFFTIPHFDGFAAVLVRLSKIDTIRLRDVLTDAWLVRATPKLAKAFLDERRA from the coding sequence GTGGCCACCTGGGACGACGTCCGGCGAATCACGCTCGCACTTCCGGAGACGACCGAAGGCACGAGTTACGGTAACCTCGCGTGGAAAGTGGGGGGTAAGGCGTTCGCGTGGGACCGCCCGTTGCGCGCATCCGACGTCGCGGCGCTCGGGCCGGACGCCCCGCACGGAGCGATTCTCGGCGTGCGCACCGACGGCTTAGAAATGAAGGAGGCTCTCCTCAAGAGCGATCGGGCGATATTCTTTACCATCCCGCACTTCGACGGTTTCGCTGCCGTGCTCGTCCGGTTGTCGAAGATCGATACAATTCGCTTGCGCGACGTTTTGACCGATGCCTGGCTCGTGCGCGCCACCCCAAAGCTCGCAAAAGCATTTCTCGATGAGCGCCGCGCGTAA
- a CDS encoding nuclear transport factor 2 family protein has protein sequence MTDSSSVERNREAVRQAFERWREGRGNLFDLMAPDVRWEIAGHSAVAGTYPSKEAVMNQVIVPLNKRFARPLVPAVRRLYADGDTVVALFDAETVATDGLPYRNSYSWFLRFREGSIVDVVAFFDSVDFNELWTRVSPE, from the coding sequence ATGACCGATTCTTCGAGCGTTGAACGGAATCGCGAAGCCGTTCGACAGGCGTTCGAACGGTGGCGCGAGGGCCGGGGAAACCTCTTCGATTTGATGGCGCCGGACGTTCGCTGGGAAATCGCCGGCCACTCCGCCGTCGCCGGAACGTACCCGAGCAAAGAGGCGGTTATGAACCAAGTGATCGTGCCGTTAAACAAACGCTTCGCGCGCCCGCTGGTGCCGGCCGTCCGGCGTTTATATGCCGACGGCGATACCGTGGTGGCGTTGTTCGACGCCGAAACGGTTGCGACGGACGGTCTCCCGTATCGTAATTCCTATTCGTGGTTTCTTCGCTTTCGCGAGGGTTCGATCGTCGACGTCGTAGCGTTTTTCGACAGCGTCGACTTTAACGAACTGTGGACGCGCGTGTCGCCTGAGTAG
- a CDS encoding plastocyanin/azurin family copper-binding protein: MKRIPITSVLLSLALAACTPNGITAASSGGGGTAPTGQNLTIDVNLTLNQPVKTPYGESGGMKPPVTIAHVGDTITFTNSDGFAHTATYIPNASKFPAGSPFGQGALTQSGTTLSGGWSSGAMQAGGSSQTLKADKKGLYLFGCYFHYGAPMRGAIVVE; the protein is encoded by the coding sequence TGCTGTCGTTGGCTCTGGCAGCTTGTACGCCCAATGGAATCACCGCCGCATCATCGGGCGGTGGCGGAACGGCGCCGACCGGGCAAAATCTTACGATCGACGTCAACCTTACGCTCAACCAGCCGGTGAAAACACCATATGGGGAAAGCGGTGGCATGAAACCGCCGGTGACGATCGCGCACGTCGGCGATACCATCACGTTCACCAACAGCGACGGTTTCGCACATACCGCCACCTACATCCCGAATGCATCGAAATTCCCGGCGGGATCGCCGTTCGGCCAAGGCGCGCTCACCCAATCAGGAACGACGCTGTCGGGCGGTTGGAGCAGCGGTGCAATGCAGGCCGGAGGGAGCTCGCAAACGCTCAAGGCCGATAAGAAAGGCCTCTATCTCTTCGGCTGCTACTTCCACTATGGCGCGCCGATGCGGGGTGCGATCGTTGTTGAATAG